The window GCGGTCTTGCGATGTACACGCGTGCCCTGGATCTGAGAGCACTTTTAAATGCCACGAGCGAAGATGTGTCAGACGCTGCGCACAATCAGATCGTTCTTCCATAGAGCCAGAACGACATCCATCTGACTGTTGTGTTCGATGTCTTCGCCGTCGGTTACTTCGGCCCAGAGTGTGGTGACTGTCTTATGGGTGCCCGCATTGAGCAGGCTAATGGCGCGAAGAGCGTAGGCTTTGTTTTTGTTGGAAGGGGCGTATTGACCTGCGGGAATTCCCTTTACTAAACCTGCTTCACAGAGGCTGAGAAATGCGAATCGGGGGCCTCCCTTTCGCTGTGCGGAAGGGCTTGTGGGATAAAGTTTCGCCGTAGCGTGCTCCCAGCGAGCCGCCGGGGAAAGGGCTTTGCCGTGGGTGTCCATGCGAGCTGCGATAAGGGCAGCTTCGCCGTACTTGTTCGCCATGATGTCTCCTGGAACATTGTTTCAGATTCGAGCGAACGAAGTCGCAAAAAGTTATTTCAACGTGAGGGCTGCCTTATCGGGTTTGATGGAATCATCCCAAAGCCTGAGACCGCCATCAATGGCATTGCTGTTGGCTCCAAGGATGACGTGTGGGGGAAGATCTGTCATCAGCTTAGCGTTGCCTCCACCAAGAAGGACTGAGTCGCACACCATCGCAGCCTGAAGGCGCTGGATGATGTCGAGCACAGATTTCTGCCAACGCTTTTTGCCACGTGCTTCAAGGCCGGCAAGACCGATGTACTCCTCGTAAGTTTTTCCTTTTTTGTAAGGGAGGTGAGCTAATTCGAGGGGAATGACTACTCCATCGAAGATCATCGCAGAGCCAAGGCCAGTGCCGGTGCCAAGGAAGAGCATGCGACCTCCCTTGTACCCTCCGAGAGCCTGCATGGCGGCGTCGTTAATGAAACGGATGGGCTTGCCAAAGGCTTTTTGGTAGGGAAAGTCGATCCATCCGGCGGCGAGGTTGTGGGGTTCAGCTAACGGATGGTCGTGCGCCACAGGTCCGGGGTAGCCGATGGAGATGCGGTCGTAAGTCCAGCCTTCGGTAGCAACGAGGACATCCTTTGCCATCTGCTCGGCAGTCATGGTTGGCCCAGAAGGAATTTTGATTGGGACGCGCATATCGGTGGACGCGACCTTAACGTTGGTACCGCCGATGTCAATGACGAGAACTTTCATATTGCATTGGATGTTAGCAGCGTTGGAGATAGAGCTGATTGCCGTTCAAGACCAGTGGTTTGGTCGAGTGTTGACGGTAATTTTACATCTTTTGCTGGATCCTCCTCCTTGAGAGCAAATCTTGCTTGCAAGTTATTGAAAATATGATGCATTTTTATTTTAAAAATAAACTAGTTGACAATCGTATCTTTACAGGGATATTGTGGTGTTGGGCACACTTGCCCTAGAGATGAATATTATGCGTCGAGTCATTATGGCCGCCCTCCTCCTGTCCCCCGCGTTGCTTCACGCTCAGGCCAAGTCGCCTGCCCAACCCCAGACTTCGACTCTGCAAGCTAAGCTCAGTCAGCCAGCCTTCGGCTCAGAAGCGGCTGACACGACGAACTTGGTTCGCGTTTCAACAGGCGTGAATGCTCCGAAGCTGGTGCACACAGTTGACGTCCAGTCAGACTATGACTTTACCGCCGCAGCTCGATTTGAGAGGACTGCCGTGGTTTCTTTGACGGTTGATCCGACCGGCAAGCCGTCTGATCTAAAGATTGTTCAATCCGTCAATCCGATCATGGATAAGAACGTTCTCGCAGCAGTGAGCCAGTACCGCTTTACTCCTGGCACGTTGGACAACCAGCCGACTGCAATTCCGGTCCATCTGGAAGTTGTTATTCGCGGCGCACTTCAGTAGTTCCCGGTTTGTGCGGTGGCCCTCCCCTATAGCGAAATCGGTGGTGCGATCGTTGTTGTTTGAAGCAATAAGAGGCAGACTCTTTTGAGTCTGCCTTCTTTGTTTTTGCTGGGCTATTTGTAGTTCGTAGATCACTGTTGGGTCGCGGGCGTGGTGCTATTCGGGGTCGTACCGCTGGGGTTTGGCCGGAAGATCAGAAATAGCGTGATCGAGGCAATGATGATACCGACGATGATGAAGAACATGAGGGGGCTGGAGAAAGCTGGGCGCTTTTCCGGCGGAGGGGTGGGTGTTTCCATGGTTGGTTGGATGCAAATTTGCCGTTCGCTGCGATTTTTTTGCGGCGTGGGGAAAATGGTTTTTTCAGGGTTTTTTGCGAAAAAGTAATGCCAACTTGTGGTTTTTGGATGGTGAAAACGTGGTGAGATGCATGGTGAATGTGGTGAATAAACTACATCAAAACCACACGCGAACAATACGCCACGCTTTACAGATTTATTTCGCAGTCACTCCCGTTTCGGGATGGGAAGAAAGAATTGATGGAGCAAGTTCTCTTCATGGTGCCGAGGGGACACGCTTCTCCAGAGCCAATACAGCGTAGGCGGTTGCGGCATCGCTCATAAAGAGAGCCGCGTCGTCGGTCTTCGGATCGCGTTGCTCGTTGAGTGAAGGAGCCTGCCACCTGCCGTCTTTCTCCTGATGTTGATTGAGCCAGTCCAACCCACGC is drawn from Edaphobacter lichenicola and contains these coding sequences:
- a CDS encoding ROK family protein; protein product: MKVLVIDIGGTNVKVASTDMRVPIKIPSGPTMTAEQMAKDVLVATEGWTYDRISIGYPGPVAHDHPLAEPHNLAAGWIDFPYQKAFGKPIRFINDAAMQALGGYKGGRMLFLGTGTGLGSAMIFDGVVIPLELAHLPYKKGKTYEEYIGLAGLEARGKKRWQKSVLDIIQRLQAAMVCDSVLLGGGNAKLMTDLPPHVILGANSNAIDGGLRLWDDSIKPDKAALTLK
- a CDS encoding DUF6979 family protein; translated protein: MANKYGEAALIAARMDTHGKALSPAARWEHATAKLYPTSPSAQRKGGPRFAFLSLCEAGLVKGIPAGQYAPSNKNKAYALRAISLLNAGTHKTVTTLWAEVTDGEDIEHNSQMDVVLALWKNDLIVRSV
- a CDS encoding energy transducer TonB translates to MRRVIMAALLLSPALLHAQAKSPAQPQTSTLQAKLSQPAFGSEAADTTNLVRVSTGVNAPKLVHTVDVQSDYDFTAAARFERTAVVSLTVDPTGKPSDLKIVQSVNPIMDKNVLAAVSQYRFTPGTLDNQPTAIPVHLEVVIRGALQ